In Methanosarcina barkeri MS, a single window of DNA contains:
- a CDS encoding shikimate dehydrogenase → MKRVFGVFGDPIAHSLSPAMHNAAFSALGMECIYHAFRVKPEKLEKAILGAEAMGFGGLNLTVPLKEVALKLDCIKPDSLAEKIGAVNTVVFGETGEIKGYNTDGLGAKQALQNSAVEIKGSKIVVAGAGGAARSIAFQLAADGAEITIVNRTEGRAIELAKDISAAALSGSVTGRGFSGLKDLLQDANILINTTTLGMHPNVDTAIATAEDLHPDLTVFDIVYNPLETRLLREAKTSGAKTVSGVLMLVYQGAEAFRLWTGIEPPVELMKKTVLEALQA, encoded by the coding sequence ATGAAGCGAGTTTTTGGCGTATTTGGAGACCCTATAGCCCATTCCCTTTCTCCTGCAATGCATAACGCAGCTTTTTCAGCCCTTGGAATGGAATGTATCTATCACGCTTTCAGGGTGAAACCTGAAAAACTGGAAAAAGCAATTCTTGGGGCTGAAGCTATGGGGTTCGGAGGGCTCAATTTGACAGTACCCTTAAAAGAGGTAGCCTTGAAACTTGACTGCATAAAACCTGATTCACTTGCTGAAAAGATAGGAGCTGTAAACACTGTCGTTTTCGGGGAAACCGGAGAAATAAAAGGGTACAACACGGACGGACTAGGAGCAAAGCAGGCACTTCAGAATTCTGCAGTGGAAATTAAGGGGTCTAAAATCGTAGTTGCAGGAGCAGGTGGAGCAGCAAGATCCATTGCTTTTCAGCTTGCAGCCGATGGAGCTGAAATCACAATAGTAAACCGTACCGAAGGAAGGGCAATCGAGCTTGCAAAAGATATCTCAGCTGCAGCCCTTTCTGGAAGCGTAACTGGGAGAGGGTTCTCTGGATTAAAAGACCTGTTGCAGGATGCCAATATCCTGATCAACACCACGACTCTTGGAATGCACCCGAATGTAGACACCGCGATTGCCACAGCAGAAGATCTTCACCCTGACCTTACTGTTTTTGATATTGTCTATAATCCCCTGGAAACCAGGCTATTAAGAGAAGCAAAAACCTCAGGCGCAAAGACTGTGAGTGGAGTCTTAATGCTTGTCTATCAGGGAGCTGAGGCTTTCAGGCTCTGGACAGGAATCGAACCTCCAGTCGAACTTATGAAAAAAACGGTTTTGGAGGCTTTGCAGGCTTGA
- the aroD gene encoding type I 3-dehydroquinate dehydratase, with protein MIHIGQLDLEKKAAIVAVILEKPLETSRKAAKMGADLLEIRLDLLGIRDLETAAETIREVKSETGLPVILTNRSITEGGKWEGKEDDRIELLTNFFSKNLISLKDKPDAVDIELSAGREARDQVIKAAKACGKTVIVSSHDFSKTPAFQEMKTILEEAFLAGADIAKLAVMPKSRRDVLDLLRVALETREAENAVCTIAMGKLGKHTRVVAPFYGSVLTYAAVDSEVSAAPGQFQVDEIKKILELLE; from the coding sequence ATGATTCATATTGGCCAGCTTGACCTTGAGAAAAAAGCTGCCATTGTCGCAGTAATCCTTGAAAAACCCCTTGAAACTTCAAGAAAGGCCGCCAAAATGGGGGCCGACCTTCTTGAAATCCGGCTGGATTTGCTTGGGATCAGGGACCTGGAAACAGCTGCAGAAACAATCCGAGAAGTAAAATCCGAAACCGGACTTCCGGTAATCCTCACAAATCGTTCAATTACGGAAGGAGGGAAATGGGAAGGAAAAGAGGACGATAGAATCGAACTTCTTACAAATTTCTTTTCTAAAAATCTCATTTCCCTGAAAGACAAGCCAGATGCAGTAGACATCGAGCTCTCTGCTGGGAGAGAAGCAAGAGACCAGGTAATAAAAGCGGCAAAAGCCTGCGGAAAAACCGTAATCGTTTCTTCCCATGACTTTTCAAAGACTCCGGCTTTTCAGGAAATGAAAACTATTCTGGAAGAGGCATTTCTGGCAGGGGCAGATATTGCGAAACTTGCTGTTATGCCAAAATCAAGAAGAGATGTACTTGACCTGTTAAGAGTTGCACTGGAAACAAGAGAGGCAGAAAACGCTGTATGCACGATCGCTATGGGCAAGCTTGGAAAACATACAAGGGTAGTTGCTCCTTTCTACGGTTCGGTCCTGACATATGCGGCTGTTGATAGTGAAGTTTCTGCCGCTCCCGGGCAATTTCAGGTAGATGAAATAAAGAAGATATTGGAGCTGCTCGAATGA